In one window of Bifidobacterium crudilactis DNA:
- a CDS encoding nucleoside deaminase, with protein MNIASQLSPWQDRMDEAIELAVQAGAAGDVPVGALVLASDGRVLGRGFNQREILGDPLAHAEMQAIRQAAKLTSDCGVHDVAGSHSHAGFEIEQLACETRNPNRNARETRWNLSDTTLVVTLEPCPMCAGAALAAHVGRIVFGSWDSKMGACGSVWDIPRDPHIGAMPEVIGGIKERECTELLNNFFQKLR; from the coding sequence ATGAACATCGCTTCTCAGCTCTCACCCTGGCAGGACCGCATGGATGAAGCCATCGAACTCGCTGTGCAGGCAGGTGCCGCCGGTGACGTTCCGGTGGGTGCACTCGTTCTGGCATCTGACGGACGTGTTCTCGGGCGGGGATTCAATCAGCGGGAGATATTGGGCGATCCTTTGGCGCACGCCGAGATGCAGGCAATTCGCCAGGCCGCGAAGCTGACCTCCGATTGCGGTGTTCACGATGTGGCTGGGTCTCATAGCCATGCCGGATTCGAAATCGAGCAGCTGGCTTGCGAAACGCGAAACCCGAACAGGAATGCTCGGGAGACACGATGGAATCTCTCCGACACAACTCTGGTGGTCACGCTCGAGCCATGCCCGATGTGCGCAGGGGCAGCGCTCGCAGCTCATGTAGGGCGCATTGTGTTCGGTTCGTGGGATTCGAAAATGGGGGCTTGCGGCTCGGTGTGGGACATACCTCGCGACCCGCATATCGGAGCGATGCCGGAAGTCATCGGTGGCATCAAAGAGCGGGAGTGCACCGAGCTGCTCAATAATTTCTTTCAAAAATTAAGATAA
- a CDS encoding cation-translocating P-type ATPase codes for MAQTTTDTAVESAESLVSGREENSWHAISAEQALEALETTPRGLSPKEAERRLGLFGANALSAEAPMPKWKMFLIQFKSPLIAVLIGCGIITILLEHYVDAIAIFVVLLLNAIIGYYQETKADKAVEALASLSSPTSRVLRDGAMRKIEAADLVPGDIVVMESGDRVPADIRLIESSRLRINESMLTGESTDAQKNIAAVEEDASLGDRKGMAFSGTMVTSGRGRGLVVATGSDTELGEINDLVHGAKANTPLQQIMQRTERGISIAVLIVAVFVFLGGVFINKDATGAFLSSVSLVVASMPEALPIVLTVAMALGISRMAKRNAIVRTLPAVETLGSTTVIGSDKTGTLTQNRMTVEQFAVGHEPAKLCDAESREHMDESHRRSLTELLKAGALTNEAYRNTEDDGSMTYSGDAVDVAMARIADEAGAVSAAELEHPIELETPYEPELRYSMTIRRNPDGSFTQYVKGAPDSVATMSSTMDDGTGQEVSLDMDAMHQTYESMGREGLRVIAVASKHLDADADLKEYREPHSMKFLGMEGMLDPPRAGVKEAIAQCAAAGIEVKMITGDHPLTAAAIGERLGLRHTKDALTGSEMSDMSDEVLKARLKETSIAARVSPQDKLRIVEALQDQGEVVAVTGDGVNDAPALKAASVGIAMGKSGTDVAREASDVVLTDDNFVTITDAVREGRVTFKAIRGSAFFLLSTAVAAMIAVGVNVIAEMPLLFLPLQMLWINFVTNGVQDIALGFEPGSGDELTRPPREKKEGLLSSALWARTAVCGLWMAMCILVMFRVLLDNGTEVVEARTMALTLLVLFNFFMSMSARSETLLIVQLNPLRNKFLLIASVVALVIHAGAMYIAPVASVLGVSPMNGMQWLTCFLLSITVLFFCEGDKIIRAWLARHGHGPRSGLKAMGRRARRGIITMLHTSR; via the coding sequence ATGGCACAAACGACAACAGATACTGCGGTGGAATCGGCGGAGTCGCTGGTTTCCGGCCGCGAGGAAAACTCCTGGCATGCGATCAGCGCGGAACAGGCGCTTGAGGCATTGGAGACGACCCCACGTGGGCTCTCTCCCAAGGAAGCGGAACGGCGGCTCGGCCTGTTCGGTGCGAACGCCCTCTCCGCCGAAGCGCCGATGCCCAAGTGGAAGATGTTCCTGATTCAGTTCAAGAGTCCGTTGATTGCGGTGCTCATCGGGTGCGGCATCATCACGATTCTCCTGGAGCATTACGTTGACGCCATCGCCATTTTCGTCGTGTTGCTGCTCAATGCCATCATCGGGTATTACCAGGAGACCAAAGCAGACAAGGCTGTGGAGGCATTGGCCTCTCTGTCCTCTCCGACCTCCCGCGTGCTGCGTGACGGAGCGATGCGCAAAATCGAGGCCGCCGATTTGGTGCCTGGCGACATCGTCGTCATGGAAAGCGGCGACCGAGTTCCTGCGGATATTCGCCTCATCGAATCCAGCAGGCTGCGAATCAACGAGTCGATGCTGACAGGTGAGAGCACCGACGCCCAAAAGAACATCGCGGCCGTAGAAGAGGACGCTTCGCTGGGAGACCGCAAGGGTATGGCCTTTTCCGGCACCATGGTCACGAGTGGACGCGGACGCGGACTGGTGGTGGCGACCGGTTCGGACACCGAACTCGGTGAAATCAACGACCTGGTTCACGGGGCCAAAGCCAATACGCCCTTGCAGCAGATTATGCAGCGGACGGAACGCGGCATCTCCATTGCCGTCCTCATCGTTGCGGTATTCGTATTCCTCGGCGGCGTGTTCATCAACAAGGATGCGACCGGCGCATTCCTCTCCTCCGTCTCCCTTGTCGTGGCCTCGATGCCGGAAGCCCTGCCGATCGTTCTCACGGTCGCGATGGCGCTGGGCATATCGCGGATGGCCAAGCGCAACGCGATTGTGCGCACCCTTCCGGCGGTCGAGACCTTGGGGTCCACGACCGTTATCGGTTCGGATAAGACAGGCACCCTCACTCAGAACAGGATGACGGTCGAGCAGTTCGCGGTCGGGCATGAACCGGCAAAGCTGTGCGATGCGGAGTCCCGTGAGCATATGGACGAGTCGCACAGGCGGAGTCTGACGGAGCTTCTCAAGGCTGGTGCGCTGACCAACGAAGCCTATCGGAACACCGAGGATGACGGCAGCATGACGTACAGCGGCGATGCCGTGGATGTGGCCATGGCCAGAATCGCCGATGAGGCGGGAGCCGTGAGCGCCGCCGAATTGGAGCATCCGATAGAGCTCGAAACACCGTACGAGCCTGAATTGCGGTATTCGATGACGATTCGACGCAATCCGGACGGCAGTTTCACACAGTATGTCAAAGGAGCTCCGGACAGCGTCGCCACCATGAGTTCGACGATGGACGACGGCACGGGGCAAGAGGTGTCGCTTGACATGGATGCCATGCATCAGACCTACGAAAGCATGGGCCGTGAGGGGCTCAGAGTCATAGCGGTGGCGAGCAAGCATCTCGATGCGGACGCCGATCTCAAGGAATATCGTGAGCCGCACAGCATGAAGTTCCTGGGTATGGAAGGCATGCTCGACCCGCCTCGTGCCGGAGTGAAGGAGGCTATCGCTCAGTGCGCGGCCGCGGGTATAGAGGTCAAGATGATCACCGGCGACCACCCGTTGACGGCAGCGGCCATTGGTGAACGCCTGGGTCTGCGCCACACCAAGGATGCGTTGACGGGCAGCGAAATGTCGGACATGAGCGACGAGGTCCTCAAAGCCAGGTTGAAGGAGACTTCCATTGCCGCCCGTGTCTCTCCTCAGGACAAGCTGCGCATCGTCGAGGCCCTCCAGGACCAGGGTGAGGTCGTCGCAGTTACCGGTGACGGGGTGAATGACGCTCCTGCGCTGAAAGCCGCCTCCGTGGGCATTGCCATGGGTAAATCGGGCACCGATGTGGCTCGGGAGGCGAGCGATGTGGTGCTCACCGACGATAATTTCGTGACCATCACCGACGCCGTGCGCGAGGGAAGGGTGACCTTCAAGGCGATACGCGGTTCCGCGTTCTTCCTGCTTTCCACTGCGGTTGCGGCCATGATCGCGGTCGGCGTCAACGTCATCGCGGAAATGCCGCTGCTGTTCCTTCCGTTGCAGATGCTGTGGATAAACTTCGTCACCAACGGCGTGCAGGATATCGCGCTGGGCTTCGAACCGGGCAGCGGGGACGAACTTACCAGGCCACCGCGAGAGAAGAAGGAAGGGCTGTTGTCATCGGCCCTGTGGGCTCGAACCGCGGTCTGCGGTCTTTGGATGGCCATGTGCATCCTCGTCATGTTCAGGGTGCTTCTTGACAACGGGACCGAGGTGGTCGAGGCAAGGACCATGGCCTTGACGCTGCTGGTGCTGTTCAACTTCTTCATGTCGATGTCCGCAAGGTCAGAGACTCTGCTCATCGTGCAGCTCAATCCCTTGCGCAACAAATTCCTGCTCATAGCTTCAGTGGTCGCTTTGGTGATTCATGCAGGCGCGATGTACATCGCACCGGTGGCCTCGGTGCTCGGAGTTTCCCCGATGAACGGCATGCAATGGCTGACGTGCTTCCTGCTGTCCATCACCGTGCTGTTCTTCTGCGAGGGTGACAAAATCATCAGGGCATGGCTGGCCAGGCACGGGCACGGGCCCAGGTCGGGTCTGAAGGCCATGGGCCGTAGGGCGCGAAGAGGCATCATCACGATGCTGCACACCAGCCGCTGA